The proteins below are encoded in one region of Odocoileus virginianus isolate 20LAN1187 ecotype Illinois chromosome 18, Ovbor_1.2, whole genome shotgun sequence:
- the MSMP gene encoding prostate-associated microseminoprotein yields MAPGTPRTGQAAGTRGGWGVICLVASLLLQHQGVHGKCYFQAQGKAGRGVRKDACRGHGRKGSEMVPWQQAQTPWRWDAGGATRGGSAPLPLGSGTNISCSSPAPCHYEGKYFTLGESWLRKDCFHCTCLHPVGVGCCDTSQHPIDFPAGCEVRQEAGTCQFSLVQKSDPRLPCKGGGPDPEWGSANTPVPAAPAPHSS; encoded by the exons ATGGCCCCAGGGACGCCCCGGACGGGCCAGGCTGCGGGGACGCGGGGAGGCTGGGGGGTCATCTGCTTGGTGGCATCTCTGCTCCTCCAGCACCAGGGCGTCCACGGCAAGTGCTACTTCCAAGCTCAAGGTAAAGCTGGGCGAGGCGTGAGGAAGGATGCGTGCCGAGGGCACGGGAGGAAGGGCTCCGAGATGGTCCCCTGGCAGCAAGCCCAGACTCCCTGGCGCTGGGACGCAGGAGGGGCCACACGTGGGGGCAGCGCGCCCTTACCCCTCGGCTCCGGCACGAACATCTCCTGTtcttccccagccccctgccacTATGAGGGGAAGTATTTCACCCTGGGCGAGTCTTGGCTCCGCAAGGACTGCTTCCACTGCACCTGTCTGCATCCGGTCGGTGTGGGCTGCTGTGACAC GTCCCAGCATCCTATCGACTTCCCTGCGGGCTGTGAGGTACGCCAGGAGGCAGGAACATGCCAGTTCTCCCTCGTGCAAAAATCTGACCCTCGGCTGCCCTGCAAAGGGGGTGGGCCCGACCCAGAGTGGGGCTCAGCTAACACCCCTGTGCCTGCGGCGCCTGCTCCCCACTCCAGCTAA